From a single Serratia surfactantfaciens genomic region:
- a CDS encoding AraC family transcriptional regulator — MGNSAFMHRFAALGGLELLVADFSDHRFGVHWHDTWSIGVVLRGANNNSAKGDADGIVSRGQVSLIAPGQMHAGTVLGDEGCHYFMFYPSHEMLLDAAENMEMPLPPAVQGKHIDHAPFANRLCEAAAVLTAAQSSHFDREVAWSHCVADLLQVCSPRRAPLAGAGLTPGLRRAKEYLHDNQAREVRLETLAQAVGMSKFHLCRQFSAQFGLSPNRYQRQLKLQQAKSLLSRGGDIAEIASACGFADQSHMGRVFKSTYGVTPRSYRDRCS; from the coding sequence ATGGGAAATTCGGCATTTATGCATCGTTTTGCTGCATTGGGCGGGCTTGAACTGCTCGTCGCGGACTTTTCAGACCATCGATTTGGCGTGCATTGGCATGATACCTGGTCGATTGGCGTTGTCCTGCGCGGCGCTAATAACAACAGCGCCAAAGGCGATGCCGACGGTATCGTCAGCCGTGGGCAAGTCAGCCTCATCGCGCCGGGGCAGATGCATGCCGGGACAGTGCTGGGTGATGAGGGATGCCATTATTTCATGTTTTATCCCAGCCACGAGATGCTGCTGGACGCGGCGGAAAACATGGAGATGCCTCTGCCGCCGGCGGTGCAGGGGAAGCATATCGACCATGCGCCTTTCGCCAACCGATTGTGTGAGGCCGCCGCGGTGCTGACCGCAGCGCAATCCAGCCATTTTGACCGCGAGGTGGCATGGAGCCACTGCGTGGCGGATCTGCTTCAGGTGTGTTCACCGCGGCGAGCGCCATTGGCAGGCGCCGGCCTCACGCCGGGTTTGCGCAGAGCGAAAGAGTATCTGCACGATAACCAGGCGCGGGAAGTGCGTCTGGAGACGCTGGCGCAGGCCGTCGGCATGTCTAAGTTCCACCTTTGCCGTCAGTTTTCGGCGCAATTCGGTTTATCGCCGAACCGTTATCAGCGGCAACTCAAATTACAACAGGCCAAGAGCTTGCTATCCCGAGGCGGCGACATCGCGGAAATCGCCAGCGCCTGCGGATTTGCCGATCAATCGCACATGGGAAGGGTGTTTAAGTCGACTTACGGCGTCACACCGCGCAGCTATCGCGACCGATGCAGTTGA
- a CDS encoding sulfite exporter TauE/SafE family protein: MSLTLLDIIALTGIFTLAGTVKGAIGLGLPTVSMGLLSLMMPPGQAAALLLLPSLITNLWQLLCGPMLGALCRRLWPMMLCVTLGTLLSAGALTASDGRLAPLALGVCLIGYALLGFTRFNGRISATAEPWLGPLCGLVTGALTGATGVFVIPAVPYLNALGLARDDLVQALGLSFTVSTLALAAGLAWHQALPGALLGGSLLALLPALGGMWLGGIVRRHCSPLIFRRCFFSGLLVLGAEIVWRGMH, translated from the coding sequence ATGTCGCTGACGCTACTGGATATTATCGCACTGACGGGCATTTTTACGCTGGCCGGCACGGTCAAAGGGGCGATCGGTCTGGGATTGCCGACGGTGTCGATGGGGCTGCTTAGCCTGATGATGCCGCCGGGGCAGGCCGCCGCGCTGCTGCTGTTGCCCTCACTGATCACCAACCTGTGGCAGTTGCTGTGTGGGCCGATGCTGGGGGCGCTGTGCCGTCGGCTGTGGCCGATGATGCTGTGCGTTACGCTGGGCACGTTGCTGAGCGCCGGCGCGCTCACCGCCAGCGACGGCCGCCTGGCGCCGCTGGCGTTGGGCGTTTGCCTGATCGGTTATGCGCTGTTGGGTTTTACCCGTTTCAATGGGCGCATTTCCGCCACGGCGGAGCCTTGGCTGGGGCCGCTGTGCGGCTTGGTGACCGGTGCACTGACCGGCGCCACCGGGGTGTTCGTCATACCGGCGGTGCCCTATCTGAACGCATTGGGCCTGGCGCGTGACGATCTGGTGCAGGCGCTGGGGCTGTCGTTCACCGTCTCGACGCTGGCGCTGGCCGCCGGTTTGGCCTGGCATCAGGCGCTGCCCGGCGCGCTGCTCGGCGGTTCATTGTTGGCGCTGTTGCCGGCGTTGGGCGGCATGTGGCTGGGCGGGATCGTGCGCCGTCACTGCAGCCCGCTGATTTTTCGTCGTTGCTTTTTTAGCGGATTATTGGTCCTGGGGGCAGAGATTGTGTGGCGGGGGATGCATTAG
- a CDS encoding P1 family peptidase: MTDSQVFEQQSLDNLLSYWRRHRRLPGARYPAGPTDSLCDVPGVSVGHHTLADGECQTGVTAIVPPGDLFNQPLPCGSAVLNGFAKPLGLVQLNELGELQTPILLSNTFAVGTLFNAMVRRSCLRYPQIGRGSATINPLVLECNDGYLNDIQAMAVREEHVFSALDNHSTRFARGSVGAGRGMSSFGLKGGIGTASRYCPGLGTMLGVLVLANFGTLDSLTLSGVRVGPALGKLLADPPPQVDAGSVIIIIACDRALDSRQLNRIARRAGAGLGRVGSHWGHGSGDIALAFSTRLLGATLPDERLEPLFAAAADATEYAVLDALLSAEGVSGFQQHARVALGPLLDRLAAAN; this comes from the coding sequence ATGACGGACAGCCAGGTGTTTGAACAACAAAGCCTCGACAATCTGCTGAGCTATTGGCGGCGTCATCGCCGCCTGCCGGGCGCGCGTTACCCGGCCGGCCCGACCGACAGCCTGTGCGACGTACCGGGCGTCAGCGTTGGGCATCACACGCTGGCCGACGGCGAATGCCAGACCGGCGTCACCGCCATCGTGCCGCCGGGCGATCTGTTCAACCAACCGCTGCCGTGCGGCAGTGCGGTGCTCAACGGTTTCGCCAAGCCGCTGGGATTGGTGCAATTGAATGAGCTGGGGGAGTTGCAGACGCCTATTCTGCTGAGCAATACCTTCGCCGTCGGCACGCTGTTTAACGCCATGGTGCGGCGCAGCTGTCTGCGCTATCCGCAGATCGGCCGCGGCAGCGCCACCATTAATCCGCTGGTGCTGGAGTGCAACGACGGCTACCTCAACGATATTCAGGCGATGGCGGTGCGTGAGGAACACGTCTTCAGCGCGCTGGATAATCACTCCACCCGCTTTGCGCGCGGCAGCGTCGGCGCCGGGCGCGGCATGAGCAGCTTCGGCCTGAAGGGCGGCATCGGCACCGCCTCGCGCTATTGCCCGGGGTTAGGCACCATGCTTGGCGTGCTGGTGCTGGCCAACTTCGGCACCCTCGACTCGCTGACGCTGAGCGGCGTGCGCGTAGGTCCGGCGCTGGGCAAACTGTTGGCGGATCCGCCGCCGCAGGTAGACGCCGGTTCGGTCATCATCATCATCGCCTGCGATCGGGCGCTGGACAGCCGTCAACTGAACCGTATCGCCCGCCGAGCGGGCGCCGGTTTGGGGCGGGTAGGCAGCCATTGGGGGCACGGCTCCGGCGACATCGCGCTGGCGTTCTCCACTCGGCTGTTGGGGGCGACGTTGCCGGACGAACGGCTGGAGCCGCTGTTTGCGGCGGCGGCGGACGCTACCGAATACGCGGTGCTGGATGCCTTGCTGAGCGCGGAAGGCGTCAGCGGTTTCCAGCAACATGCGCGCGTGGCGCTGGGCCCGCTGCTCGATCGGCTGGCGGCGGCAAATTAA
- a CDS encoding LysR family transcriptional regulator, whose protein sequence is MQNRQEALRIFCCAAEEMNFKRAATRLGISPQKVTRAIKELESLLGEQLFHRNTRNVKITDFGLGFAEQAKAAIDQFNKLFQAKGKEAEDLTGVVRITAPHTYGSEVVMPILAEFARLYPAITLEFHLSNIHSDLVDERIDIGIRIGFLHDQTCIVRQPRTMPFHLVASPTLLVRLPPPEQIDQLAHLPIVALVNRKTGRYWPWEFSQKRYLYPKSAAFVTDTPDIERKAVLAGLGFGQLAGYLVEKHLAAGELVAVLPGDAPPPWPVNLYHTHQHACPTRVRLVFDYLFNQLSQS, encoded by the coding sequence GTGCAAAACAGACAAGAAGCCTTGCGCATTTTCTGCTGCGCCGCTGAGGAGATGAACTTTAAACGCGCAGCGACCAGACTCGGCATTTCCCCGCAGAAAGTCACCCGAGCTATCAAAGAATTGGAGTCGTTGCTCGGTGAACAGCTGTTCCACCGCAACACCAGAAACGTAAAAATCACGGATTTCGGCCTCGGCTTTGCTGAGCAAGCCAAAGCGGCGATAGATCAGTTTAACAAGCTGTTTCAGGCGAAAGGGAAAGAGGCGGAAGATCTCACCGGCGTGGTGCGCATCACGGCACCGCACACCTATGGCAGCGAGGTCGTCATGCCGATACTGGCGGAGTTCGCACGTTTATATCCTGCGATTACGCTCGAATTCCACCTGTCGAACATCCACAGCGATCTGGTCGATGAAAGAATTGATATCGGCATTCGCATCGGCTTTCTGCATGACCAAACCTGTATCGTTCGCCAGCCCCGAACCATGCCTTTCCATCTGGTTGCCTCGCCGACGCTGCTCGTTCGCCTGCCGCCGCCGGAGCAGATAGACCAACTCGCCCATCTGCCTATTGTCGCGCTGGTGAACCGCAAAACAGGGCGCTACTGGCCCTGGGAATTTAGCCAAAAACGTTATCTCTACCCGAAGTCCGCCGCCTTCGTCACCGACACGCCCGATATAGAACGTAAAGCGGTGCTCGCCGGTTTAGGCTTTGGCCAACTGGCCGGATATTTGGTTGAAAAACACCTCGCCGCGGGTGAGCTGGTAGCCGTTCTGCCGGGCGACGCCCCGCCACCCTGGCCGGTCAACCTCTATCATACGCATCAACACGCCTGCCCTACGCGCGTGCGTTTAGTCTTTGACTATCTTTTCAATCAATTAAGCCAGAGCTAG
- a CDS encoding xanthine dehydrogenase family protein molybdopterin-binding subunit, with translation MSISQVPLSRRRFIVGAGALVIGAYLPSTGALARSNAPAASGAAAFDANAFVQIGADGIVTVISKHTEVGQGVYTGMATLVAEELDADWAQVRVVAAPVDTSVYKNLAFGFQGTGGSSSVANAYEQMRRMGAMARALLVQAAAQSWKTSAQEITVQAGKIRHAASGREAGFGEFAALAATLPPPDPASLTLKDPAHFTLIGKTRGLHRVDSLAKTNGSAQFSQDIHEPDMLTVTIKKPPRFGGKVATFDAERALAVPGVVAVKQIATGVAVYAKNTWAAIQGRERLRVTWDDAQAERRNTEEIYAEFRQVAQKTGVVAKSLGKPDEVFDKADKVIEAEYTFPYVAHAPMEPLDGYLFWDGESVKARYGCQIQTLDHKQLCDLFELPPDKVQIDTILAGGSFGRRIDLGNPTLGPDLAADMAAAAKGIGPGHGVKVVWTREDDIRNGWYRPMILHRLRGAIRGGKVVGWTDTVVGHSWTRHSAMDALVVNGLDQMMVEGASEVPYTFEAFRCDAHIVPGKVPTTSLRSVASTHTGHAVESFIDQLLQETGQDPVEGRLALMGEAPRAAGVLRAVAKAAGWQGAKVVDGRARGVGVAKAFDTYVAQVAEVSIGEGGIPKVHKVWCAVDCGVAVNPDVIRAQIEGGIGYGLSMALYGNITLKDGVVEQSNFNNYRPLRIDEMPEIEVIIVPSSEKPTGIGELGVPTIAPAVGNALALLGRPRSSLNLPLHNPTANPASDKERT, from the coding sequence ATGAGCATATCCCAAGTTCCGCTTTCGCGGCGGCGGTTCATCGTCGGCGCCGGGGCGTTGGTGATCGGCGCTTATCTGCCGTCCACCGGCGCGCTGGCGCGCTCGAACGCCCCGGCCGCCTCCGGCGCGGCGGCGTTTGACGCCAACGCCTTCGTCCAGATCGGCGCCGACGGCATCGTCACCGTGATCAGTAAACACACCGAAGTGGGCCAGGGGGTCTATACCGGCATGGCGACGCTGGTCGCCGAAGAGCTCGATGCCGACTGGGCGCAGGTGCGGGTCGTGGCCGCGCCGGTGGACACCTCCGTCTACAAGAACCTGGCGTTTGGATTCCAGGGCACCGGTGGATCCAGCTCGGTCGCCAATGCCTATGAGCAGATGCGGCGCATGGGCGCCATGGCGCGTGCGCTGTTGGTGCAGGCCGCCGCGCAGAGTTGGAAAACCTCGGCGCAGGAAATCACCGTGCAGGCGGGCAAGATTCGCCACGCCGCCAGCGGGCGAGAAGCGGGTTTTGGCGAGTTCGCCGCGTTGGCCGCCACGCTGCCGCCGCCCGATCCCGCCAGCCTGACGCTTAAGGATCCGGCCCATTTCACCCTGATTGGCAAAACGCGCGGCCTGCACCGCGTCGATTCGCTGGCGAAAACCAACGGCAGCGCGCAGTTCTCGCAGGATATCCACGAGCCGGACATGCTGACCGTCACCATCAAGAAGCCGCCGCGTTTCGGCGGCAAGGTGGCGACCTTCGACGCCGAGCGCGCGCTGGCGGTGCCGGGAGTGGTGGCGGTGAAGCAGATCGCCACCGGCGTGGCGGTTTACGCCAAAAATACCTGGGCGGCGATCCAGGGACGGGAGCGGCTGCGGGTAACCTGGGACGACGCGCAGGCCGAACGGCGCAACACCGAAGAGATTTACGCCGAATTCCGTCAGGTGGCGCAGAAAACCGGCGTGGTGGCGAAGAGTCTCGGTAAGCCGGACGAGGTGTTCGACAAGGCCGACAAGGTGATTGAGGCCGAATACACCTTCCCGTACGTCGCCCACGCCCCGATGGAGCCGCTGGACGGTTACCTGTTCTGGGATGGCGAAAGCGTCAAGGCGCGCTATGGCTGCCAAATCCAAACGCTCGATCACAAGCAGCTGTGCGATCTGTTCGAACTGCCGCCGGACAAGGTGCAGATTGACACTATTCTGGCGGGCGGCAGCTTTGGGCGGCGCATCGATCTGGGTAACCCGACGCTGGGGCCGGACCTGGCGGCCGACATGGCGGCTGCCGCCAAAGGCATCGGCCCCGGCCACGGTGTGAAGGTGGTGTGGACGCGCGAGGATGACATCCGCAATGGTTGGTATCGCCCGATGATCCTGCACCGCCTGCGCGGCGCCATCCGTGGTGGCAAGGTGGTGGGGTGGACCGATACCGTGGTCGGCCATTCCTGGACGCGCCACAGCGCGATGGATGCGCTGGTGGTCAACGGCCTCGATCAGATGATGGTCGAGGGTGCCAGCGAGGTGCCTTATACCTTCGAAGCCTTCCGCTGCGATGCGCACATCGTGCCCGGCAAGGTGCCGACCACCTCACTGCGATCGGTCGCCAGCACCCACACCGGCCACGCGGTGGAGAGCTTTATCGATCAATTGCTGCAGGAGACCGGGCAGGATCCGGTTGAAGGGCGGCTGGCGTTGATGGGCGAGGCGCCGCGTGCGGCGGGTGTGCTGCGGGCGGTGGCCAAAGCCGCCGGCTGGCAGGGCGCCAAAGTGGTGGACGGACGCGCGCGCGGCGTGGGCGTCGCCAAGGCGTTCGATACCTATGTGGCGCAGGTGGCCGAGGTGTCGATCGGCGAGGGCGGCATTCCGAAAGTGCACAAGGTGTGGTGCGCGGTGGACTGCGGCGTGGCGGTGAATCCCGACGTGATCCGCGCGCAGATCGAAGGCGGCATCGGCTACGGCCTCAGCATGGCGCTATACGGCAACATTACGCTGAAAGACGGCGTGGTTGAACAGTCCAACTTTAATAATTACCGCCCGCTGCGCATCGATGAGATGCCGGAGATCGAGGTGATCATCGTGCCCTCGAGCGAGAAACCGACCGGCATAGGCGAACTGGGGGTGCCGACCATCGCTCCGGCGGTCGGCAACGCGCTGGCGCTGCTCGGGCGGCCGCGTAGCTCGCTGAACCTGCCGCTGCATAATCCCACCGCGAATCCGGCGTCTGACAAGGAGAGAACCTGA
- a CDS encoding SDR family oxidoreductase, translating into MNRISGKVVVITGASSGLGEATAKHLAAQGATVVVAARRKDRLDTLVRQIVGDGGTALALQVDVTKRQEVEAMIAQAVRQFGKIDVLVNNAGLMAIAPLSAVKVDEWERMIDINVKGVLYGIAATLPLFEKQQFGHYITISSIAGKKVFSPGGTVYSGTKFAVSAIAEGLRHEVGGKIRTTTIAPGLIDTELKQGSSHAESLQAVGELYQSQAISADAIARAIAYAIEQPSDVDVSEIVIRPTVQEF; encoded by the coding sequence ATGAACCGTATTTCAGGCAAAGTGGTGGTGATTACCGGCGCCAGCAGCGGGCTGGGCGAAGCGACCGCAAAACATTTGGCGGCGCAGGGGGCGACGGTGGTGGTGGCGGCGCGCAGGAAAGATCGTCTTGATACGCTGGTTCGGCAAATCGTTGGCGACGGCGGCACCGCGTTGGCGCTGCAGGTGGATGTGACGAAGCGCCAGGAGGTCGAAGCGATGATCGCCCAGGCCGTCAGACAGTTTGGCAAAATTGATGTCTTGGTCAACAACGCGGGGCTGATGGCGATCGCACCGCTGAGCGCCGTAAAGGTCGATGAATGGGAACGGATGATCGATATCAATGTGAAAGGCGTGCTGTACGGCATCGCGGCCACCTTGCCGCTGTTCGAAAAGCAGCAATTCGGTCATTACATCACCATTTCCTCCATTGCCGGCAAGAAGGTGTTCAGCCCCGGCGGCACGGTCTATAGCGGCACCAAATTCGCGGTCAGCGCGATCGCCGAAGGTTTGCGCCACGAAGTCGGCGGCAAGATCAGAACCACGACGATCGCCCCCGGCCTGATCGACACCGAACTGAAACAGGGCAGTTCGCACGCGGAAAGTTTGCAGGCCGTCGGCGAACTCTACCAGAGCCAGGCAATTTCCGCCGATGCCATCGCACGCGCTATCGCCTATGCGATCGAGCAGCCTTCGGACGTGGATGTGAGTGAGATTGTCATCAGGCCGACCGTGCAGGAATTTTAA
- a CDS encoding (2Fe-2S)-binding protein — MMQLTVNEQPLTFEGDPHMPLLWFLRDEAGLTGTKFGCGIAMCGACTVHLDGVPVRSCMTPVSAAVGKKITTIEAVGATPEGKAVQEAWLDLDVVQCGYCQSGQIMSASALLAQSKNPSDADIDAAMGGNVCRCATYVRIRAAIHQAAKALG; from the coding sequence ATGATGCAATTAACCGTAAACGAGCAGCCGCTGACCTTTGAGGGTGACCCGCACATGCCGCTGCTGTGGTTCTTGCGTGACGAAGCCGGCCTGACCGGCACCAAGTTCGGCTGCGGCATCGCCATGTGCGGTGCCTGCACCGTGCATCTGGACGGCGTGCCGGTGCGATCGTGCATGACGCCGGTCTCCGCCGCCGTCGGCAAGAAAATCACCACCATCGAAGCCGTGGGCGCCACGCCGGAGGGCAAAGCGGTGCAGGAAGCCTGGCTCGACCTGGACGTGGTGCAGTGCGGCTACTGCCAGTCCGGCCAGATCATGAGCGCCAGCGCGCTGTTGGCGCAAAGTAAAAATCCAAGTGATGCGGACATCGATGCGGCGATGGGCGGCAACGTCTGCCGCTGCGCCACCTATGTGCGCATTCGCGCCGCCATCCACCAGGCCGCCAAGGCATTGGGTTAG
- a CDS encoding M55 family metallopeptidase, protein MKVFISADIEGIAGVMRPEQCNPAHADYAAARELMEQEVNAAIDGAFAGGATEVTVADSHAMMQNLRADRIDARARLVQGKPRGLSMVEGLQHQRYDGLMFIGYHSAAGERGVLAHTINGRAFYRVSLNGDVVGESDLYAAAAAELNVPLWLVSGDDELQGWIAERYPQAGYVCVKRAISQTAAESLSPQRARAEIRERAMQQVRQGARLPVERRFMPPYRLTLMAAKPVLADLFSLVPGVQRQDALTVVFDSDNMAAQISLLSVFSYLATTQS, encoded by the coding sequence GTGAAGGTCTTTATCTCTGCAGATATCGAGGGGATAGCCGGCGTAATGCGGCCGGAGCAATGTAACCCGGCCCATGCCGACTATGCGGCGGCGCGCGAGCTGATGGAGCAGGAAGTCAACGCCGCCATCGACGGCGCTTTCGCCGGCGGCGCCACCGAGGTGACGGTGGCCGACAGCCACGCCATGATGCAGAACCTGCGCGCCGATCGCATCGATGCGCGGGCACGGCTGGTGCAGGGCAAGCCGCGTGGGCTGTCGATGGTGGAAGGGCTGCAGCATCAGCGTTACGACGGCCTGATGTTTATCGGTTATCACAGCGCCGCCGGCGAGCGCGGCGTGCTGGCGCACACCATCAACGGCCGGGCCTTTTATCGCGTCAGCCTGAACGGCGACGTGGTGGGCGAAAGCGATCTGTATGCGGCGGCGGCGGCCGAGTTGAACGTGCCGCTGTGGCTGGTGAGCGGCGACGACGAGCTGCAAGGCTGGATCGCCGAACGCTATCCGCAAGCCGGCTATGTCTGCGTGAAGCGCGCCATCTCGCAAACCGCCGCTGAATCGCTCAGCCCGCAACGGGCGCGCGCCGAGATCCGCGAACGCGCGATGCAGCAGGTGCGACAGGGCGCCAGGCTGCCCGTGGAACGCCGCTTCATGCCGCCTTATCGGCTGACGCTGATGGCGGCCAAACCAGTGCTGGCGGATCTGTTCAGTCTAGTGCCCGGCGTGCAACGCCAGGACGCGCTCACCGTGGTCTTCGACAGCGACAACATGGCGGCGCAAATCAGCCTGCTCAGCGTATTTTCCTATCTGGCGACGACGCAGAGCTGA
- a CDS encoding MBL fold metallo-hydrolase — MRRNLLIGAFFAAFSATAMAAAPFSKTDNPGFYRIMLGNLEVTALSDGISPMPADKILINTRPQQLEAAMAANNLSLPLPTSVNAYLINTGSKLVLVDAGTGALHGDTLGNMMKNLNASGYQAEQVDEIYLTHLHPDHVGGLMADKRLAFPNATVWVEKDEVAFWLSEEKKRQAEEKDKRFFDAAIASLQPYVTAGKLKTFEGNQVLTPGISAIDTRGHTPGHSVFAVESKGKKMMILGDMIHVASVQFPDPNVAIAYDIDVPAAVAQRKRLFDDLAQQRALVAGAHLSFPGLGYINKKGAGYDWQPLNYGALNQH, encoded by the coding sequence ATGCGTCGCAATCTGCTTATTGGCGCCTTTTTCGCCGCTTTTTCTGCCACTGCAATGGCCGCGGCGCCTTTTTCTAAAACAGACAATCCCGGGTTCTACCGGATCATGCTGGGTAATCTGGAAGTGACGGCCCTGTCTGACGGCATCAGCCCCATGCCCGCCGATAAAATCTTGATCAACACCCGGCCGCAGCAGCTTGAAGCGGCAATGGCGGCCAACAACCTGTCGCTGCCGTTGCCGACCTCGGTGAACGCCTACCTGATCAACACCGGAAGCAAGCTGGTTCTGGTCGATGCCGGCACCGGCGCGCTGCATGGCGACACGCTGGGCAACATGATGAAAAACCTGAACGCTTCCGGCTATCAGGCGGAGCAGGTGGATGAGATTTATTTAACGCACCTGCATCCCGACCATGTGGGAGGCTTGATGGCGGACAAGCGTCTTGCCTTCCCGAATGCCACCGTTTGGGTGGAAAAAGACGAAGTCGCTTTTTGGCTGAGCGAAGAGAAAAAACGGCAGGCGGAAGAGAAAGATAAACGTTTCTTCGATGCCGCCATCGCCTCATTACAGCCTTATGTCACGGCGGGAAAACTGAAAACCTTTGAAGGCAATCAGGTACTCACCCCGGGCATTTCGGCTATCGATACGCGTGGGCACACGCCAGGGCACAGCGTGTTCGCCGTCGAAAGCAAAGGGAAAAAGATGATGATTTTGGGGGATATGATCCACGTTGCCTCGGTACAGTTTCCCGATCCGAATGTCGCCATCGCCTATGATATCGATGTCCCTGCCGCCGTAGCGCAGCGCAAGCGGCTGTTCGATGACCTCGCGCAGCAAAGGGCGCTGGTCGCAGGGGCGCATCTGTCCTTCCCGGGCCTCGGCTACATCAATAAAAAGGGGGCGGGTTATGACTGGCAGCCGCTGAACTATGGCGCACTTAATCAACATTAA
- a CDS encoding c-type cytochrome, whose protein sequence is MSNALKGLLWLIIAVAVLAGGYALYTQLRPTGAEPAAPIAGAPAGITDKLARGEYLARAADCVACHTAPGGAPYAGGFAFKLPFGTIYGTNITADKETGIGNWSDDQFVRAVREGIGPQGNLYPAMPYTSYTGLSRDDVLAIKDYLFSLPPVKQANPQNDLSFPFNQRWGMKFWNLAFFSEQRFTPDLNKDEQWNRGAYLATALGHCGECHTPRNLGFGLNQSKHLSGEVVQGWFAANITPDKQTGIGGWSDQQLSQYLATGHAPGRSSAAGPMAEAVENSLQFLTQEDNLALVKYLRDIEPIAGDAAAAVNLQPKGAAASTPILPGGQDSSLGRRLFANDCSGCHQWNGPGRQSEYASLVGSTAVNDPQGRSAVQAILKGTSISIGDRHEMMPAFGSAYSDEEVAAVANFVVGHFGDKQGKVTAKQVAEQRKQ, encoded by the coding sequence ATGAGCAACGCCTTGAAAGGGCTGTTATGGCTGATTATCGCCGTGGCGGTACTGGCGGGAGGGTACGCGCTGTACACGCAGCTGCGGCCAACCGGCGCGGAACCCGCGGCGCCGATCGCCGGGGCGCCGGCCGGCATCACCGATAAGCTGGCGCGCGGCGAGTACCTGGCGCGCGCCGCCGACTGCGTGGCGTGCCATACCGCGCCGGGCGGCGCGCCTTATGCGGGCGGCTTCGCCTTTAAACTGCCGTTCGGCACCATTTACGGCACCAACATCACCGCCGACAAGGAGACCGGCATCGGCAACTGGAGCGACGATCAGTTCGTACGCGCGGTACGTGAGGGCATCGGTCCGCAGGGCAACCTGTATCCGGCGATGCCGTACACCTCGTACACCGGGCTGAGCCGCGACGACGTGCTGGCGATCAAGGATTATCTGTTCAGTCTGCCGCCGGTGAAACAGGCCAACCCGCAAAACGATCTGTCGTTCCCGTTCAACCAGCGTTGGGGCATGAAATTCTGGAACCTGGCGTTCTTTAGCGAGCAGCGTTTTACGCCGGATCTCAACAAGGACGAACAGTGGAATCGCGGCGCCTATCTGGCGACGGCGCTGGGCCACTGCGGCGAGTGCCACACGCCGCGCAATCTGGGGTTTGGTCTTAACCAGAGTAAGCACCTGAGCGGTGAAGTGGTGCAGGGCTGGTTCGCTGCCAACATCACGCCGGACAAACAGACCGGCATCGGCGGTTGGAGCGACCAGCAGCTGTCGCAATATCTGGCTACCGGCCATGCGCCGGGGCGCAGCAGCGCCGCAGGCCCGATGGCGGAAGCGGTGGAAAACAGCCTGCAGTTCCTGACGCAAGAAGACAATCTGGCGTTGGTGAAATACCTGCGCGACATCGAGCCGATCGCCGGCGACGCTGCCGCCGCGGTGAACCTGCAGCCGAAGGGCGCGGCGGCTTCCACCCCGATCCTGCCGGGCGGGCAAGACAGTTCGCTCGGGCGCCGGCTGTTCGCCAACGACTGCAGCGGCTGCCACCAGTGGAACGGGCCGGGCCGCCAGAGCGAGTATGCGTCGCTGGTGGGCAGCACGGCGGTGAACGATCCGCAGGGGCGCAGCGCGGTGCAGGCCATCCTGAAGGGGACGAGCATCAGCATCGGCGATCGGCATGAGATGATGCCGGCGTTCGGCAGCGCCTATTCCGACGAGGAAGTGGCGGCGGTCGCCAACTTCGTGGTCGGCCACTTCGGCGATAAGCAGGGCAAAGTCACCGCCAAGCAGGTAGCGGAGCAGCGCAAGCAGTAA
- a CDS encoding DUF1003 domain-containing protein gives MSEHKKFRLYRPLKGLTHTFGDQWFALKAEAFARFFGTPTFLVGQTVVVGVWIYLNLAGFTKFDPYPFILLNLAFSLQAAYAAPLILLAQTRQAERDQAHALADAQHREDLDEAMAQRQTLVERQSEQLLELLKQNTELTALTKQMAERIEHLTIQLTQRDRQ, from the coding sequence ATGTCGGAACACAAAAAATTTCGCTTGTATCGCCCGCTGAAAGGCCTGACTCACACCTTTGGCGATCAGTGGTTTGCCCTGAAAGCCGAGGCGTTCGCCCGTTTCTTTGGCACCCCGACGTTTTTGGTGGGGCAAACGGTGGTGGTCGGCGTATGGATCTATCTCAACCTGGCGGGCTTCACCAAATTTGACCCTTATCCGTTTATTTTGCTGAACCTGGCGTTCAGCCTGCAGGCCGCCTACGCCGCGCCGCTGATCCTGCTGGCGCAAACCCGTCAGGCCGAGCGCGATCAGGCGCACGCCCTGGCCGATGCCCAGCACCGGGAGGATTTGGATGAGGCGATGGCGCAGCGGCAAACCCTGGTCGAACGGCAATCCGAACAGCTGCTCGAGCTGTTGAAACAAAACACCGAGCTCACCGCCCTGACCAAGCAGATGGCCGAACGCATTGAGCACCTCACTATCCAGTTAACCCAACGCGACCGGCAGTAA